Within the Fusarium keratoplasticum isolate Fu6.1 chromosome 1, whole genome shotgun sequence genome, the region CGGTGGATGGTGGCTTGAATTGACCCTCACCTCGTTTATGGTCGCCGATAAGCCTGCTCTAGAACGTGGTCGCCCGAGTGGGAGGGCTGAAAAGGTCTAATCAACACTGGCAATTTCCACATTGGGTCCCCCGAAGTCATCGTGTCGACGGGAAAAAAGAGGTGGTCAGCCCTTGAGTAAGGAAGCTTCCTGCGGGGTTCGCGATGTCATGTTGCGAGCTTGGCGATGCCTTCAGACATGACATCTATCAATTGCGGGTCATCCGAGATGTTGGTGGAGGCAAAGACCCGAGAAGCTTTGCATATCATGTCAGATGTGCATACGGGGACTTCTCGTTTGATCCAATgggacatggtgatggcttccaCGAGCCGAATCTTGtcggtgatgttgagagCTTCACTTTAAATGTGGAGATACGATGTGATCGGCCGCCCTCAACCTCTACTGGGCAAAGCAACAACCACTCAGACGCTGAGAGGTCAAACGCTCGCCCAGCCTCGTATAGCTCTGTTGGGATCCGCGCCCATCCCGCCTTAGCAGCAACCTAATGGGGGAGCTATCGCCAAAAGTGTCTATGCCGACGCTGTCAGCTGAGCTCGCAACCTCCAACCTCCCACCCTCCAAGTCTCAAGCCCCGCGAACGCCATGGCTGCTAAGACACGCCTTGCAACCGTCCAGACCACGAGCTGAAGCGGCCGAACGGCGAGCGAACCCTCCAAAGAAGCTTCCTTGATGTGCATTAGCCTGTCCAGCCCCAGCCCTGCCAGAGATCGCGCATATACTCAGCCTCCCCTCCTCAGCATCCTACTACTACGCCATCATGCACAACGTCTTGTACGTCTACTACCCATCCTCGCACTCTTCGTGTCAATTCCATTGGTGCCCGCTTCGTCACTCTTGTCGGCAACTGGAAAGGTGTGATGTGATGCACCTCGCTCGCTTCAGCTCTGAACGATACGATTCCCTGCTCCGGATCCAGACTATCGAAAGCCCTGTCAACCTTTCACTCGGGAACCCCACGATCACCCAAGATTGCGATGACATCTTGCCCTCTTGCCTCATCGGTCACTGTGTAGAATCTGCCTCGGAAGAGTCGGCCTCGGGAAAGAAGGGTAGGCAGCCATCAGCCAGCCTCCCACCTCCCTGCTTCGACTTGCATCTCAAGATTCTTCGGTCTTGTCTCACGCCAGACCTTTCGACTGTCATCTCCCgtccctcctcttctctaGTCTCTTTCCTAGTCTTCTTGTGTCTTATTACCCCAGGCGCACGTACATTCGCCTTGttcctccatcaccctcTCTCATTACTTTTGCAATCATGTCTTCAAAGGAGCAAGAAGAGATCCCATTGAACCCCGATACCGACGGAGACCTCTCCTCTGAAACTGACGGCGAATCCTTTCACTATGTCCCAccaagaagacgacgtcTTAGCCCGTGCAGATGCTTCGGGTGGGCGCTCGCCTTGACGACACTCATTGTTGTCTCTGGCATTGCGGGGGCTTGGATCTCAATGGCCTTTCTCAACATTGACCAGAATTGTGCTGCCCATACAACTCAATGGTGTAAGTCTGAAATCGCCTCGAACATAAGTTTGACCCTCTCTAACGTTGACTTAGCGcctctcctcgacgacgttGCGATCACATACAAGACGGTCGAGTTTGATGGCAAGTTTATGAATGAGAACGTCTTTAGAAGGAATGCCTCACCAGAGGTTGATGCTGCATGGGAATCATTAGGTGTTGATGGTATGCCGTCCTTGGAAGTTCTCCTACAATTTCTAACCTGGCTTAGCCCGCCCTGGTGTCATCTCTTACGAGGATGGTATTGCCAGTGGCCTGGATCGCTCCTTTGTCCAGCGCAATCCCAAGTATGGAGGCGGTTTCATCGTGAACGTAGAGGGAATGCATCACCTCCATTGCCTGGTATGGCCCCTTCTGCTTCTAGCAACACGGCAGCAGCTTACAATGACTAGAACCTTGTTCGCAAGTCTCTGTGGTACAACTACGACTACtacaagaagatgaagatgcacGCCTTCAAGAACGACGGCGAGATCTTCCGTCTGCACGTCAGTAAGTCGCACTCACAGcccttgccatcatcaaatGCTAATCAGTTAGCCCACTGCCTTGACACCATCCGCCAAGTCCTCATGTGCAACGTCGACACTGGCGTTCTTGGCCAGGTCTGGACCAACCCCGAGGATCCCACCGCCTTCCCcgacttcaacaccaagcacaAGTGCAAGAACTACGACCATGTCAAGGACTGGGCGTTGAAGCTTCAGGTGAGACATGGATTGACGAAATACAGTGATGCGGTACTAATGATGAAGCTGCAGGCTCCTCCGGAGGAAGGGCTACCGGACGACTTTTTGCTCATGCCTGAGCCGGAAGACATTATGAAGTATACTCCTTAATAATGAATGGGCAATGATTCTACGATTTATGGGAGTTTTTGGTCTTGGTAATTCAGTCATGATAGACTACAGCGGTCATTAATGAAGCGGATGGAGGTACTCTCATTTAGATGCATGCCAGATGGCACCACAGTACATACACATACTACCAGGCCCAAAGCCATTCATTATGATATCATATTGGTCATGAGTCTTGAGCGTCAATTCAGCCTGATCGGGTTACgtgtgatgtgatgtgacaTTGAAGGATTTGCCATGTCATACAACGCGTTTACCCGGTCCATTGTGATGATTGACGTGAATAACAACGGCCAAGAACACTCAACAACCTTATTCCCTAAAATCTGACATGATCTTCGTTTACCATTTAGGATTTATACTTTATCTAATAAACCTAGAATTCCAAATTGGGTAGCTGTTGAGAAGATGTGATCCGCAAGGCATTTAGGTGCGGCTGAGTTTGGCCACCCTATACCTGAGAATATCAACAGCTATGCAGAGAACAACACTTTTGCGATTGTTCACGGGGCTCACGGGGCTCAAAAGACATAATTTGATCCAGCAATTTAACTTGTTATTGTTATGGTAGAGCCAGGTGAAATGAGTGACTAGTAACTTCCAGTTCCTCCAGGACCGAAGAGAGTGTATCAGACAGCATCTGGACTAGGTCCAACCATGATCCCTCAACCATTCTCAGCTTAAGGTGATACACACTCaagccttgacctcggcatCCTGAAGCCGGTGGAAGCCGCCAGACACAGCAACGTCCTTCTGAAGCTTGGCAATGCGCTTCTGGTCTCCGATAGGGTCGCTCGACTCGCCAGAGAGAGCCCACTCGAGGTACGAGTTGGTGTAGTTGGGCTGGAAGCTCTCGTCCAAGACACCGAGACGCTTGCCGTACTTGGTAACCTTGTCCCAGTCGCGCTTGACGTTCTTGAGGTCCTTGCTGAAGTAGGCAAAGCTGCGCTCAAAGATCTTGCGGTTCAGAGCGGTGCCCATGACGGGCTTGAAGTCGACGTACTCGGCCCACGCCGCCTCGGGCTGCGCGAGCACGTAGTCGGTGGCACGCTTGACGGCCCGGAGGAaagccttgaccttgtccgGGTTCTCGGCCAGGAAGGTCTCGTTGCCGATGTACAGGATGGTacagaagcagcagcagccgagCTCGGCGAGCTCGTCAATGCGCAGCATCTGCACGTCGTCCTTGGGACGGCCCTGCGAGGCGAGCCACTCCTCGAGCTCCACCATCTGAACGTTCTCGAGGCCGATGCCGGCGTCGATCTcgcccttgatgatggccttggacACGTTCATGCCGCAGCGGACGGCAGTGTAGTCATCGGGCGTCATGCCGTAGTGAGAGGTGAGCTCGTCGATCTGGATCTTGCCAAACTCGCCCACGTAACCGATCCGCTTGCCCTTGAGCGTGCGGAAGTCGGTAGTGATGCCAGAGTCCTTGAGGTAGACGACGCCGGTGAAGGGCTCATCCAGGAGACTGCCGATGGACTGGACGGGAAAGTTGCGAGCCTTGGCAGCCAGGGTGTGaatcatggccttgaagcCAAGGTCGACCTTGCCGGTACCGATGATCTCGGTGACATCCTGAGCGAGTTAGCAATGGACATAGTTAAGCCATCAAGACAACATACGCTAGGGTCGTTGGGCTCGAGCAGAGCAACCTTgataccctcctccttgaaATATCCCTTGGCCTGGGCCAGGTACAGCGGGGCGTGGTACGGCGTAGCGTGCCTGACTCCTGTTAACTACATGTTCTCATCAACCTGCAGATTAGTCCAGTACCAGTTGGTAAGGAAAGTGATCTTGTCAGTCGACATGTTGAAAGATCAAGCGAGACGCTGCCGGGGTTAGTTTCCCGGTCACACCGGACATGAGGGGAAGGGGGATTCAAAGAAGCATGTCCTTTCGCTGGTATTATCCAGATCAAGTTCGCCGGTATTTCTCAGATTAACTGTCCTGCTCAGCCCGTCCTCAAGCCCAGACGAAGCCGGCGTCCATGTATCAATGGAACATCGGTGACCCGTCTATGTGAACAAGAGGGGAGGAAACAGAGTAGAAACAGTCAAACACCCGGATGCGTTCTTTTTAAACGTTACCTTGATACTTGGTGACCATTGCGAAGGGAGCCATTGCTCCTTCTCTATGCGGTTTTCACATCGTACCGAAAGATATATGTGATAGGAGTCGGTTGAGATTGCAAAAAGGTTCAATTCATAGAACTGAGTTGAAGAAAAACAATTCCAAGTCAAGGAGAGCAGCGGATGTCACGGCTTGATATAGgattctcaacaaccccGCTGAGGGGTTATCGGAATCCCATCGGCCGCTCAACGTCATGACAGTGGACATTGTGCGTGGACATGGTCTATTTCATTGGTTGTTGGTTATCAGCGATGAGGGGAAGTTTGTGAATTGTGAGCAACTTGAGCGGTTAACGGCTCAATTCTACGTAGCAGTGGGGGGCTAACAGCAGTAGGGCGCGAAACGGCCGTATCAGGAGCATTAGATGAGGTCGTGATGGATGGCAAAAGCAATGGTGATGCATAAACAACTTGAAGTCAGCATGCGGCACATCCGTACAAGGAAAACAAGAGTCGTCTTCTGCATAGATACCAGTAGCTTCGGCTCGAGTCGTCAACCCTCGTCCACAGTCTGGCGATTTCTGCACTTTATCTCGCGACCGcagctcaacaagatcgGAACTCGGTTGCAGATTTTAAGTGGGTTCTTCACTTTCTCTGAGCAAGAAAACCCAGTTCGCAGATGATCTGATGCAGAGCGGCTAACAAACAGCAAGACAGGCATCACGAGCATGAACACTCGACGATAGCCGGAAGGGAAAGAGACTGCCGGGTTCCAGCTTCAGAACCCGGCCAATACGAGAACCCAACCATTGATGAATTTCATCAGCCGACGTCCGCCGTCATCCCCGGCGCCTCTGCCACCGCGGCGTCGGCTCCGGAGGCGCGACACGTCCCCCACCTTAGAGACGACAGGGCTGAGTTGAACCTCACAGAACACCCAAGCAGTGTCTCGCGCCCAAAGAGGAGCATTGAGCTTCTAGATGCCTGCCCCGACGAACCTCAATCCATGCTCCTGCAAGGCTCAATTGGCCCGGGGAGACTCCCGGGATGCGAGGCAGAGATTCCCCTGAAAGCGTGGAGCTGAGGACCGTGGGATCTCGGTGTCCCGAACAGGCAATTTGGGGATCCAGACGTCGCGGATGTTTCTCCCGTCGAGTCTCTCGGTGTCGAAAAGCGTAGGTCTTCACGTgggatgaagatgaactGGTTTGTTGTTCTTTTTTGCCCGTTGGAGCCCAATGAGACACGTCGAGACTTGATGTCTAAGACTGTCGGCATAGCCCAAACTGGTCGACCGAGACACCTCGGTGAGTTGAGCTGCTGGATTCCAGCCTCTTCATCCCGCGGGCAGGTCAAGTCTCAGCACGGGGGACCATGTAAGACATGAACCTATCCGCATAGCTTCCCCCAGACGGAGAACCATGACCGGGGGTGACACACGCCCAACCATCCATGGGATGGAAGTCTGTCTCCCTGGGATCCATGCCGACAATGATCTCGCTGGTACGATCGACACGCGAGCACCTTCCAGTAAGGATGCGAAACAATCATTGCCCGCCCACGGGCCGTAGAGGGGAATCAGTTGTGGCGCGATTGAAAGGCGGCAGGTTGGATCTGCGTAGGTAATGCGCTTACATTctgaggccgtcgtcgcgTGCGCGTGCGTTGCGTGTAAGCGGGCGATGACAACGCAGCTGTTGGTGATTCAACGCGCCCCGAACAAACAAAACCGGGGAAAATCCCACCAGTTTCTGAATATAGCAACATCAGAGAAGAATGGAAGTCCAGTCGGGGCAAAGATCAGATCAATTGCCCTAGCATTGAGGCTGATGCCCGAGGCTGAGACGAAACATGTCTCGCTCGTCGTCAGCAAAGTCAGCCTCGACAGCGATGACGTCGGCAAGCCATGCATTCCCCAAGATGGGTGGGAAGTGCACAGGACTGGGTCATCTCGTGACTGTCGGGGATAGCGGAGGGCGAATTGGTAATACCATCGGAACGGGAAGAAGAGACGAGATCCGATCTTGCTAATAAGGGACGGAGTTGCACAACAGCGAGCCCCGGTGTAACAATGAACGAGCCCGTCAAATGTAGCGAACACGGGAGATATCCGAGGGAGCCGTAATTACGCCCCGGTCGGTGGTTCGGTCGTACCCGCTATCCGCCACCGTCCAAGAAACCACCAGATTGAATGACCAGCTGCTTTTGGAGAGCCTCTCCACGGCAACTCCTCCAAGTCGACGCACGCGGCGACGCAGGACAAACACGTCAGTCGCAGTTATGCGCATACAATGCACGTATGTCTACGCCTCGCTTCATACGTGTGTAGCTGTAGTCATCCGTCCCGCCGCAAACGCGCGACTCTACGGCAATTGCCCTTGCCATGTCTTTCCATGGAGGACAAGACTATTCGACGCTATGATGCAGAATGGATCGTCAACCAGGGACGTTGGTCGCGCGAGGTCCCCTCCCGTGGCGGCCGAATCCACCGACCGACTGATGATCAGGGTGGCGGTAGCTTGAGGTACGAGCATTGAGGCAGGGTGACAGAATAACTCCAACACCCCTTCGTTATTGTGAGCTCGTGACACTTGCTCGCTGCAAGACAGGACTTGGAGACGC harbors:
- a CDS encoding 4-amino-5-hydroxymethyl-2-methylpyrimidine phosphate synthase → MSTDKITFLTNWHATPYHAPLYLAQAKGYFKEEGIKVALLEPNDPSDVTEIIGTGKVDLGFKAMIHTLAAKARNFPVQSIGSLLDEPFTGVVYLKDSGITTDFRTLKGKRIGYVGEFGKIQIDELTSHYGMTPDDYTAVRCGMNVSKAIIKGEIDAGIGLENVQMVELEEWLASQGRPKDDVQMLRIDELAELGCCCFCTILYIGNETFLAENPDKVKAFLRAVKRATDYVLAQPEAAWAEYVDFKPVMGTALNRKIFERSFAYFSKDLKNVKRDWDKVTKYGKRLGVLDESFQPNYTNSYLEWALSGESSDPIGDQKRIAKLQKDVAVSGGFHRLQDAEVKA